The DNA sequence AGATCTCTCAGGATGTCGTAGACAAGAACCTCGACCATATCCTTGACGAGGCCGAAAACCGCCGTCATGCCGAAAAGGCCGTAATGTACACACTCTTAAATTCATAAAACCATGGAATGTAAATAACCGCCTGTGGCATACTGTTATGTAGTAAGCCTATCCACTCTGTGTAACTTCGAACTAACCTCGGCAAAGCCTCGCTAAGGTCTCAGTTACTCGTGTCGGCACTTAGACAGCGTATTTTGCTATTTTATGTGCCGTTACACCGAGGATAGCACGAAAGTGTCTTACGAAATAACATGTATGCTCCAGGCGGTTATCTACATTCCATGGTCTTACCGGAAAAATCGGTTGCATGCCATTCAGGCAGGTGCTATAATCGTGGATAGCAAATTTGTAAGGAGGCTGCCATGAAGCATCTTATAGATCCAATGGATTTAAGTATGGAAGAGCTTGATCACATTTTAAATCTTGCTCAGGATATTATTGATCATAAGGAAAAATACAGTGAGTTATGCAAAGGAAAGAAGCTCGCTACTTTATTTTTTGAACCAAGTACAAGAACTCGTTTAAGTTTTGAAGCTGCCATGATGGAATTAGGCGGTAATGTACTTGGTTTTTCTTCTGCCAGTTCATCATCCTCATCTAAGGGTGAAAGCGTTGGTGATACGGTAAAGGTTGTAAGCTGTTATGCAGATATCATAGCTATGCGCCATTTCAAGGAAGGTGCTCCGATGCTTGCATCCATGAAATCCGATGTACCGATCATTAATGCAGGTGACGGTGGACATAACCACCCAACACAGACACTGGCTGATCTTTTAACGATCAAACGTGAAAAAGGAAGACTGGACAACCTTGTGATCGGCTTCTGCGGAGATCTGATGTTTGGACGTACCGTTCATTCTCTGATCAAAGCAATGTCCCGTTATGAAAATATCAGTTTTGTGCTTATTTCACCGGATGAATTAAAAATTCCTGATTATATCCGCACAGAAGTGATCGAGAAGAATAATATACCTTATAAGGAAGTTTCTTCTATGGAGGATGTGATCGGAGAACTGGATATCCTCTATATGACAAGAGTACAGAAAGAACGTTTCTTCAACGAAGCAGATTACATCCGATTAAAGGATACTTACATACTGGATAACAGCAAGATGGCACTTGCCCGTCCGGATATGTGTGTCCTCCATCCGCTGCCACGAGTAAATGAGATTGCTGTTGAAGTAGATGACGATCCAAGAGCATGTTATTTCCGTCAGGTATTAAATGGTAAATATGTCCGTATGGCATTAATTGCCACACTGCTTGGTTTAGCATAGGAGGTACAAACAGATGAACATAGACAGTATTCAAAACGGTATCGTACTTGATCACATTGCCGCAGGCAAGGCACTCCAGATCTATAATGACCTGCATCTCGACAAGCTGGACTGCTCCGTAGCCATTATCAAAAATGTCAAAAGCCAGAAAATGGGTAAAAAGGATATCTTAAAAATAGATCAGGATATCGACATCAACCTTGATGTCCTTGGTTATATCGATCCGGATATCTCGGTTAATATTATCCGCGACGGAAAACTGGTAGAAAAGAAAAATATCGAACTTCCGGAACGTCTGGTAGGCATCAAGAAATGTACCAATCCACGTTGTATTACCTCAACGGAACAGGGTATCCAGCACATATTCAAGCTTACCGACAGAGCACACAGGATTTATCGTTGTATTTACTGCGAAGCAGATAAATAATTTTACTTACTATTTACTTTTTGCAAAAATATGCTATAATCTAGAAGTTATCTGTGCGGTAAAGCATCGAAAAAACTCACCGGCACGATAACCAGACTTTTTAAATATGCTGATTAATATTTAGAGGTGCAATTAGTATGGAACAATATGTGATCAAAGGCGGTCAGCCTCTTGAAGGAGAGGTAACAATTGCAGGTGCAAAAAATGCGGCACTCGGTATTCTTGCTGCTGCTGTTATGACCGACCAGAAAGTTATAATAGAAAATGTACCAAATGTCCGAGATACACGGGTTCTCCTGCAGGCGATCGAAGGTATCGGCGCAAAAGTCCGTTACATAGATGAGCACACAGTTTCTATCTGCGGAGCCTCCATTAATCCGAACAGCGATCTATGTGTAGATGACGAATTTATTCGTAAGATCCGTGCTTCTTATTATCTGTTAGGAGCACTGCTTGGAAAATATAAGCGCTCTCAGGTAGCATTACCCGGCGGCTGCGATATCGGAGCCAGACCGATCAATCTTCATATAAAAGGATTTGAAGCACTTGGTGCACAGGTTGATATTACAAATGGAACTATCTCCACTTATGCCGAAGAACTGATTGGAAGCCATATTTATATGGATGTTGCATCCGTTGGTGCAACGATCAATATTATGATGGCTGCAGTTCTCGCTGAAGGTAAAACCACCATTGAAAACGCAGCAAAAGAACCACATATTGTCGATGTTGCCAACTTCTTAAACAGTATGGGCGCAAATATCAAAGGTGCAGGAACTGATGTCATCCGTATCCGTGGTGTTAAAGAACTTCATGGTACTACTTATTCCATCATTCCGGATCAGATTGAAGCCGGTACATTTATGGTAGCTGCTGCTGCAACAAAAGGAAATGTTCTGATCAAGAATGTCATTCCAAAGCATCTGGAAGCTATCACCTCCAAGTTGAACGAGATTGGTGCTCACGTTATTGAATATGATGATTCTGTAAGAGTCATGTCAGATAAACGTTTGAAGTCTACTAATATCAAGACACTTCCATATCCCGGATTTCCGACTGATATGCAACCACAGATGGCTGTTACACTGGCTCTTTCAAACGGAACAAGCATCGTAACCGAAAGTATATTTGAAAATCGTTTCAAATATGTTGCGGAACTTACAAGAATGGGCGCTCATATCCGTGTGGAAGGCAACACCGCAATTATCGATGGTGTCGAATCCTTCACCGGAGCGAATGTTGCCGCTCCTGATCTCCGAGCCGGCGCTGCCCTTGTGATTGCCGCATTGGTAGCCGATGATTTTTCAGTTGTATCCGATATCAAGTATATCCAGCGCGGATATGAGAAATTCGACGAAAAACTTCAGTGTCTTGGCGCAAAGATTGAAAAAGTAGATACCGAAAAGGACATTCAAAAGTTCAAGTTAAAAATCGGATAATCCGATTACTGATATACCCAAAAATGGATTTTGCTTATATGCAGAATCCATTTTTTTTTACGATTTTTCATAGTTTTTTGAGAAAAAAGGGTTTTGTTTTTTTCAGATTATGGTAAACTGTTTTTCAAGAGCGTTTTCGCGTTCTTTTTATGTTTTGAACCCTGAAGGAGAATACACATGACAAACAAAAAGTCTTATACCGGATCGGGATACACCTGTATGTTTCTGCTTACAGCACTTATTTTCAGTCTCCTGATCTGCTTATTTATAAACAACGGCATGGCCGATGCTGCCGGAAAGGAAGGATATATCTCCGAGGGACGTACAAATGTCTACTTCAGAGAATCCCCCGGCGGAAATCCTGTTCAGGAAAACGGAAGTAACATTATGTTAAATGGGGGGCAGGCATTAAACGTCGTTGACACCTCTAACGGTTCCTGGTATAAGGTTACTCTGGTATATAACGGAACAACTTATACCGGATATGTATCTTCATCATTTATCACCCTCGGGAAAAAAGAAGATTCATCGGATACCGAAGCTACAACAGCAAGTGCCGGCGGTTCCGATTCCGACTTTGAAGCATATCTGACCAAACAGGGCTTCCCGGAAAGCTATAAACCACAGCTTCGTGATCTGCATGCCCTCCATCCAAACTGGACATTCAAAGCTATACAGACCGGATTAGACTGGAACACGGTTATCGACAATGAAATCAACAAAGCAGGCCAGATTAAAAATCTGGTTCAGGGAACCAGCGGAGCCCCTCATTATAACTGGCGTTCTACCACAGTCGGATATAACATCAAGACGGACAAATGGTCCTCTTACGATGGCTCGAACTGGTTTGCTGCTTCAAATGATTTTGTCACTTATTATCTGGATCCACGAACTTACTTATACGAGCGCTTTGTATTTGCATTTGAAAATCTTTCATATGAAGATACCCAGACCAAATCCGGCGTAGAATCGATTCTTTCCGGTACATTTATGTACAAGTCCAAACCATCCGGATACAGTTATACATATTCCGAGTTAATCATCAAAGCTGGGCAGGCAGTCGGTGTCAGCCCATATCATATTGCGTCCCGTATCAAACAAGAGGTAGGTTCATCCCTGAGCTCGGTTACTAACGGAAAACACGCTACATATCCGGGTATCTATAACTTCTATAATATCGGTGGCTATGACAGTGCCAGCGGTAATGCTGTAACAAATGCTCTGCGCTGGGCAGCGACCAGCGGTTCCTACGGAAGACCATGGAACAATGTCTACAAGTCCATTTATGGTGGCGCACAGTATATCGGCAACAACTACATTTTGAAAAAACAGAATACTTTGTATACACAAAAATTTAACGTTACAAATACATCCAACCTGTTCTCTCATCAATATATGTCAAATGTACAGGCTGTATCATCAGAAGCATCGAAAGTATTTAATGCCTACGCAGGCTCCGGTACCTTAAATGATGCGATCACTTTCAGCATTCCGGTCTATACCGATATGCCGGACACAAACACGGGGAAACCGGCAGACAGCGGCAATCCGAATAATTATCTGAAGTCTCTTACGATCGATAATTATTCACTGACACCGACTTTTGCCATCAACTCAACAAAGAAATATTCCCTGATCGTATCTGAGAACACAACCTCGGTTAAGATCTCCGCCACCCCGGTAAACAGCCATGCTTCTGTATCCGGAACCGGAAAGATCTCCCTGTCAAAGGGAACAAATACAGCTAAAGTTACAGTTACAGCACAAAGTGGTGCAAAACGAACTTATACCATAACTATAGTCCGCGGTAAGTCAACCGGAAACGGAGGATCTGATCCTGAATTTGACGGAGACTACATCATCTCCGACGAAACAATCAGCGGAGTAGCTCCATCAACTACTGTCTCCTCTTTCCTGTCAACTCTAGGATGCACAAACGGAACGATAAGCATTACAAATGCTTCCGGTAAGAAAAAGACATCCGGTAAGATCGGAACAGGTGACATTGTAAAGATCACAGTATCCGGTAATACAAGCACTTATAATGTTATTATCTTTGGTGATGTAACAGGTGATGGTGTGATCAATGCACTGGATCTGTTAAAGATTCAGAAACATATCATCGGCGCCTCCTCATTAAAGGGTGCATTCCTGCAGGCAGCCAATATCAAACGAAGCGGCGGTCT is a window from the Lachnospiraceae bacterium GAM79 genome containing:
- the pyrB gene encoding aspartate carbamoyltransferase — its product is MKHLIDPMDLSMEELDHILNLAQDIIDHKEKYSELCKGKKLATLFFEPSTRTRLSFEAAMMELGGNVLGFSSASSSSSSKGESVGDTVKVVSCYADIIAMRHFKEGAPMLASMKSDVPIINAGDGGHNHPTQTLADLLTIKREKGRLDNLVIGFCGDLMFGRTVHSLIKAMSRYENISFVLISPDELKIPDYIRTEVIEKNNIPYKEVSSMEDVIGELDILYMTRVQKERFFNEADYIRLKDTYILDNSKMALARPDMCVLHPLPRVNEIAVEVDDDPRACYFRQVLNGKYVRMALIATLLGLA
- a CDS encoding aspartate carbamoyltransferase regulatory subunit, whose translation is MNIDSIQNGIVLDHIAAGKALQIYNDLHLDKLDCSVAIIKNVKSQKMGKKDILKIDQDIDINLDVLGYIDPDISVNIIRDGKLVEKKNIELPERLVGIKKCTNPRCITSTEQGIQHIFKLTDRAHRIYRCIYCEADK
- a CDS encoding UDP-N-acetylglucosamine 1-carboxyvinyltransferase, with translation MEQYVIKGGQPLEGEVTIAGAKNAALGILAAAVMTDQKVIIENVPNVRDTRVLLQAIEGIGAKVRYIDEHTVSICGASINPNSDLCVDDEFIRKIRASYYLLGALLGKYKRSQVALPGGCDIGARPINLHIKGFEALGAQVDITNGTISTYAEELIGSHIYMDVASVGATINIMMAAVLAEGKTTIENAAKEPHIVDVANFLNSMGANIKGAGTDVIRIRGVKELHGTTYSIIPDQIEAGTFMVAAAATKGNVLIKNVIPKHLEAITSKLNEIGAHVIEYDDSVRVMSDKRLKSTNIKTLPYPGFPTDMQPQMAVTLALSNGTSIVTESIFENRFKYVAELTRMGAHIRVEGNTAIIDGVESFTGANVAAPDLRAGAALVIAALVADDFSVVSDIKYIQRGYEKFDEKLQCLGAKIEKVDTEKDIQKFKLKIG
- a CDS encoding dockerin type I domain-containing protein gives rise to the protein MTNKKSYTGSGYTCMFLLTALIFSLLICLFINNGMADAAGKEGYISEGRTNVYFRESPGGNPVQENGSNIMLNGGQALNVVDTSNGSWYKVTLVYNGTTYTGYVSSSFITLGKKEDSSDTEATTASAGGSDSDFEAYLTKQGFPESYKPQLRDLHALHPNWTFKAIQTGLDWNTVIDNEINKAGQIKNLVQGTSGAPHYNWRSTTVGYNIKTDKWSSYDGSNWFAASNDFVTYYLDPRTYLYERFVFAFENLSYEDTQTKSGVESILSGTFMYKSKPSGYSYTYSELIIKAGQAVGVSPYHIASRIKQEVGSSLSSVTNGKHATYPGIYNFYNIGGYDSASGNAVTNALRWAATSGSYGRPWNNVYKSIYGGAQYIGNNYILKKQNTLYTQKFNVTNTSNLFSHQYMSNVQAVSSEASKVFNAYAGSGTLNDAITFSIPVYTDMPDTNTGKPADSGNPNNYLKSLTIDNYSLTPTFAINSTKKYSLIVSENTTSVKISATPVNSHASVSGTGKISLSKGTNTAKVTVTAQSGAKRTYTITIVRGKSTGNGGSDPEFDGDYIISDETISGVAPSTTVSSFLSTLGCTNGTISITNASGKKKTSGKIGTGDIVKITVSGNTSTYNVIIFGDVTGDGVINALDLLKIQKHIIGASSLKGAFLQAANIKRSGGLSALDLLKVQKFLMGAAKISQK